One genomic segment of Erythrolamprus reginae isolate rEryReg1 chromosome 2, rEryReg1.hap1, whole genome shotgun sequence includes these proteins:
- the LOC139158340 gene encoding zinc finger protein 84-like, translating to MPKRIQTGEKPYKYSERSKTFYQNNSVVVLGRIHTGEMPDSCSQCGKCFSNHGDLVIHQRIHTRGKAFECSVCRKTFRRNSHLIVHQRTHTGEKPFECSVCRKTFSRNSYLIVHQRTHTGEKPFECPDCGKFFIKNSSLVQHQWTHRGDKPFECPDCGKSFTLNSSLVDHQRTHTGEKPFECPDCGKSFSRNSSLVQHQRIHTGEKPFECPLCGKCFRNNSNLAKHQSTHMGEKPFECPYCGKNFSLNCILVVHKRIHTGEKPFECPDCEKRFSNNSSLVDHQRTHSGEKPFECPLCGKCFRMKCNLVSHQRIHTGEKPFECPLCGKCFCDNSNLAQHQRIHTGYKPFECPYCGKNFSQNSKLVLHKRTHTGEKPFECPDCGKRFSVKSSLLKHKMIHTGEKPLECPDCGKSYRHYYSLIIHQRIHIGEKPFKCPDCGKSFSQNSNLVLHQRTHTGEKPFECPDCSKSFSRNSSLVLHQRSHTGEKPFECPDCGKSFSQNSSLVRHQKSHTGGKLYESPDQ from the coding sequence ATGCCCAAAAGGATCCAAACTGGAGAAAAGCCATACAAATACTCTGAACGTAGCAAAACCTTTTATCAGAACAACTCCGTTGTGGTTCTTGGAAGGATCCATACAGGAGAGATGCCGGACAGCTGCTCGCAATGCGGTAAATGCTTTAGCAATCATGGCgatctggtgatacaccagaggattcacaccagGGGGAAGGCATTTGAATGTTCTGTTTGTAGGAAAACATTCCGTAGAAATTCCCACCTCATTgtgcaccagaggactcacactggagagaaaccctttgaatgttctgtttGTAGGAAAACATTCAGTAGAAATTCCTACCTCATTgtgcaccagaggactcacactggagagaaaccctttgaatgtcctgattgtgggaaatttTTCAttaagaattccagcctggttcaGCACCAGTGGACTCACAGAGGagataaaccctttgaatgtcctgattgtggaaaaagtttcactcTAAATTCCAGCCTGGTTGaccaccagagaactcacacaggagagaaaccttttgaatgtcctgactgtggtaaaAGTTTCAGTCGAAATTCCAGCCTGgttcaacaccagaggattcacacaggagagaaaccctttgaatgtcctctttgtgggaaatgtttccgtAACAATTCCAACCTGGCTAAGCACCAGAGTACTCATatgggagagaaaccctttgaatgtccttacTGTGGGAAAAATTTCAGTCTGAATTGCATACTGGTGGTACACAAGAgaattcatacaggagagaaaccttttgaatgtcctgactgtgagaaacGTTTTAGcaataattccagcctggttgACCACCAGAGaactcactcaggagagaaaccctttgaatgtcctctttgtgggaaatgtttccgtATGAAATGCAACCTGGTTtcacaccagaggattcatacaggagagaaaccttttgaatgtcctctttgtgggaaatgtttctgtGACAATTCCAACCTGGCTCAGCACCAGAGGATTCATACGGGAtataaaccctttgaatgtccttactgtgggaaaaatttcagtcagaattccaagcTGGTGCTACACAAGagaactcatacaggagagaaaccttttgaatgtcctgattgtgggaaacgttttagtgttaaatccagcctgctgaaacacaAGATGATTcatacaggggagaaacccttggaatgtcctgattgtgggaaaagttaccGTCATTATTACTCCCTTATCatacatcagaggattcacataggagagaaaccctttaaatgtcctgactgtggtaaaagttttagtcagaattccaacctagTACTTCACCAGCGAacacatacaggagagaaaccctttgaatgtcctgactgtagtAAAAGTTTCAGTCGAAATTCCAGTCTGGTTCTACACCAGAGGagtcatacaggagagaaaccctttgaatgtcctgactgtggtaaaagttttagtcagaattccagtcTGGTTAGACACCAGAAGTCTCACACAGGAGGGAAACTGTATGAGTCTCCAGACCAGTAG